ACGTCACTTTCGGTGCTAGCCTTCTCTCGAGTCGGCACTAACGACTCTTGGTTGCCAACTCTTGGTTGTGAGGGAGTTACTGTAGACAACATCAAAATTGATGAAATAACCCTATCAGATGGTGTTTACTACTACAACAGCAGTGGCGTCGTCTACCATTACCAAGCAATGGAACTCGTGCATCTTACAATGTATAACCAAACGGCAAATAGAGGATCTATTGAAACATCCAGGCAAAGTTATTTAAGATTGTGTAGTCCTTTTGGTAATAGTTGTCCTGTGGCAGTTTTCAATCGGAACGAATTCGTTGTTTTAGGTTCTGGGCAAGATAccgtttttgtacacaaagccaCGGAGAAGTCTTTCCATTCGGATGACGTATGGCAGTTACCCGATCAAACCTTACGTATATGTGAGTTCCTATTGGACAACGAGTCTCCTCCAACATGGCTGACTAAACTCGCTACAGTAAGTTTCATCGGCAGTGTCTGCTCGTTGATTTCTCTGTCTTTATCTCTGCTGACATTCGTCATCTTCCCTGTCCTGCAAAACCAACCAGGAAAAATCATAATGAATCTGATGGTGGCTTTCATCCTAGCGCAGGCTGTCCTAATGGTTGGTAAAGTGTCCGTGCACTGCCTATGTGTCATGCGGGCTGCTCTGCTTCATTTCTCGTGGCTGGCTGTCTTCGTCTGGATGACTGTGATGGCGTCTGATTTGGCGAAGAGCATCACATCCAAATCGCCTCCTAACCAGCGCAGTGGGTCCAACTTGAAAGTTGTGAAGCTGGGTATAGTGGCTTGGGGTACCCCAACCATCTTTGTCTGTGCCTGTTACTTGATCTCCAGGTTGAGTGAAGACCAATCATGGGGGTGGCTTGAATATGGTGGCGATCAATGCTGGATTGTAGACTCCTTCCATTCCCTCCTTGCATTCGGTGTGCCCGTAGCGGTTCTTCTGATCATCAACTGCATGTTGGCTGTGTTCATGATCTACAAGGTTTCTTCGAATCGGAGAAGGCTTGCTGCTGCACAGATTTCGTGCAATTCGAAAACAGAACTTCTGTTGTGTTTTAAGGTAAGAAATGTACCCTTCAAGCTTTCCTTGTAGCTACAGGAACTCGTCCCTCCCTAACTTTAGGCTCGCGGTCTAGTTAATGAAGCGAGTTGATCATATTTTACTAAATAGTGTACGAAAAAGAAAGAACACACTTAAAAACACAACTACTTTTGTCACGATGCACTTGCAATTTGCAACCATTCTTCCAGGCCAAGTGAGTTCTACGGGCCTTAATTTGTGTTGGTTGCCTTAATTTGTGCAACACAAATTAAGGCCCTTAGAACTCACTGATCGGGTACCTTTCTGTTCACCTTTATATAGGTTGTCATGACCGAGTGGTTTTAACTGAGCAcagaattcaagttctggtggctaagtcatcagggtgtgggttccgatcccggccatgacacttgtgtccttgagcaagacactttactgtaAACTGCTTCTATTCACCTAGGAGTAAATGGGTATGTGGGGGCTGATTTAGCTTCAGTGTGATGTGCTACATAATTTGGCAACACAGACTGTATCttccagggagctgagacggCGAAATGACcaggggtcggtttcacaaagaattaggactagtcctaacttaggactagtcctaggagatatttaaaacttaaggatagtcctaagttaggaccattaactcgtcctaactcgagatatgtCTAGTCTTAACTTCTTCTGAAATCCACTCCCGGGGTAATGTACGAGCACAATGaacgtcactcagtgatgccgGATTCGAGTGCCGTGttataagaagccacatttATATACTTATTTAAAGTTTGCCAGATCTCAATCTTGCTCATTCTCTTTAGCTCATCGTCATTACTGGAGTCACGTGGTCACTTTTCTTTGCTGCTAACTTGGTGAACAGCCCCATCCTCTGGTACATCGTGGTTGTTGTGAATTCCCTACAGGGCGCCCTCATCGGCATGTTGTTCTTACTGAAGAAGAGGATGATGACGCTTTGGAGGAATAAGTTAACCGTTATTTTCTGCATCTCATGTCGACGTCGTCACCGAACAAAGAAAGGGGCAGAACCGTCCCCCGTGAATCTAGTCAGCGTCACAGTAACGCCAGGAGATGCGCCACAGATGCAAGATGAGCGACCGGAAATTGATAAGCTTAAGTAGAATAAACTCGTGGGTTGAAATCTATAGCGTATCGGTCTAAACGGCATTTGCTAAAGCCTTGCCTggacccttaaaggcagtggacactattggtaattactcaaaataattattagcataaaacctgtcttggtgacgagtaatggggagaggttgatggtataaaacatcgtgagaaacggctccctctgaagtgccagaGTTTTCGAgatgagtaattttccacgaatttgatttcgatacctccgatttagaacttgaggtctcgaaatcgagcatctaaacgcacacaacttcgtgtgacaatggtgtttttttcgcaagttcgatgaccgattaagctcaaattttcacaggtttgttattttgtgcatatgttgagatacaccaactgtaaaggctagtctttgacaattatcaaaagtgtccactgccttgaaccCACTGTCGGACTTCATTTGGCTAATTAAACACGTTGTAATTGCTCTGTGTACAGTATGAATTGAGttaaaatccttttttttcCTGACTTCTAAGAGAATACGCCTGAGAAATATAATTTTAAGTTTGGCTGGCCCGGGCAAGGTAGTTTACCCGCCGGATTGTTTACAACATAGAGTGGTCCGCTGTCGAGTTAGATGTTACAAAAGTGTTTCATCTGGAGTTTAGTAAAAAGTTTGGTGACTTGGTAGTCTTCGACTAAACATTCGATTAATTAAAAGTGTGTTCATGTCATGTACTGTATTTATGTACGGCAATGTGAACAAAGACTACATAGTTTCAGTCGTTGACGCTGAAAAAGCGTAGTTTAGTTGGAACTTCAATTGTCTGTATTGTAAAATGGAGTAATGCCGTACCTTTTGTTTGTAACTTATGGCAAGTTGTTGAGGGTAAAGTCATCAACACTCATTGTATGTGGGGTTTTAATCAACACTCATTGTATGTGGGGTTTTAATCAACACTCATTGTATGTGGGGTTTTAATCAACACTAATTGTATGTGGGGTTTTAATCAACACTCATTGTATGTGGGGTTTTCTTTGTGTGGTCTGTTTGCAATTGTTTTTTGACTTGTCGGTCCATCCATAAATCGAAGCATTTAACTCTTTTTCATTAACTTTAGACCAGTCTCTGCAAGGAGCGCTGTCCTCTAACTCACTTTGGTTCAAATGAACAGGGAGAAATAACACGATTAAGTTTCGTAATTTGCCGATAATTCAGTCTGTTCCACCCTTTTAGTAAACCACTCCAGAAGTAACCATAGTGATTAGTAGACCATGTATAAACGATACCCCTGAAGATAATGGGCCATAAGGGACGTCCGTACCGGTAATTTGGTCCCGATTGCTTGGATGTACAAGGCTGGATTTAATTTAGCTTTTCCAGAGTTATTATAAATCGAAAGTACTTTACGAAAGTTCAATGTTCGCAAGAGATTTATAGGattattttaaagttatttaCCTCACGAATACTTCTTGTAAATAGTATGCAAGTACAGTTATGGTAAATCTTTATcttgctgccaccatcttggttgTGTTATCTGTGTTCAGTAACAGTAATGGATGCTTATATTCATCGTACACAACAGGAATCAGACTATTTTTctcccagcctcggtttggttacgtTGGGTTGTAtatgggagaaaatcaagatggctgcgcGATGATAACACAGTGATCGCTTCTTCTAAAATAAATAGCACTTGGTTTTATTCCATGTCATAGTGCTATTGTATGTGTAGTAACTATTCCATGAtatgttgtatttttgtttgcactGACAGATAACACTCGGAAAGGATTGATTGAATAACCTGTATGAAAATCTTACTTGTTTCAATTCTCTCTTGTTTCAAGAAATGTAATCATCAATCATCAatcatggaagtgtcgtggccgagtggttaagaggacccaactcaaactctggtgtttctgatcagcagagtgtgggttcaatcccaagccgtgacacttgtgtccttaagcaagacacttcaccattgcttcgtccttcggatgggacgttaagctgtCGGTCcaatgtgttatgtaacgcatgtaaaagaacccagtgcacttatcgaaaagagaaggtgtgcgccccggtgttcctggtccgattggcagcaaattgcgccacagcaccttgtgaagcattacatggtgctatcagaattaggtctcataattcaaacatagtcccacatcttgcaggaaatactgtatgttacagcgccaggagcgtcactgggtgacggacatgtgcgctatataagaagccacaattattgttattattatcaaatttCAAGAACGCAATTTATCTATTTCTTTCAAAACGTAATCACCGGCTGATTgaatttgcattttgttgtacatgtatgcatgaagTAAAAGCATAACCCCTCGCACTTACTAGGGAAtccactttttttcttttttttttaaagctgaaaACCATGCACAAACACCCAACTGTATATTTAACTATTATtggttttatgcctctgaagaaggtccggtttggatcgaaagctaaggccatctatcctacttattatactattaaatatattaatataaatcaaatattactATTTGTGGTTAAGTTCATCCTCATATCGACGCAAACAAAAAGGACAAATTagtaatcctaccctttcatgtctccctgcattgttgtcaaacaatacatttaccacttttatggtccagtaacccttcctttcattctaaacatcctttgtcctcgccacttcactcctattggttcatagccaccaatattgtttctgaaatagaaactttgattggctgttattttcccgcttctttctggatcctttccttaatccctttccccctctctttttctataaatggatatgtatttgtttgtacttgttttatgcctctgaagaaggtccggattggatcgaaagctaaggccatctaccctattcattatatatatatatatagagacatacatcaattcggttaactccgaggttcttaatgcccccagtacccctactcccaataacctcccccaagatgagcggcacgcccttacacaactccgccaatcaccagatatagtgattaaacgggctgacaaggggtccgcagttgtagtcatgaacacacatgactacattgctgagggccttagacagctcagtaacactgaccattacattgaatgtgcttctgatcctactgaatctttctcccaagatatcagtgacaccctggttaGGATTTATAACGCCAATGGTATTGAGAAAGACacatttaactatctcctcccacatgacccccgtacagcaaggttctaccttctacctaagatacacaagcccaataacccggggagacctattgtatctgggaatggtagccccacagagcgcatttctgagtttgtcgatagcttcctcaaacccttagtctgccgtattccttccttcatcaaagactttctccaaaaactagatgaggtcaagcaccaaatacctgactctgctattttggttactttcgatgtttcatcactgtatactaacataccccatcatgaaggcatgagtgcatgtgtctctgccctcaatgctagtaatcagtcccgcccctcagtgagtcatattaaggaactcatgagcaagttgcatcatgatgcaactaacaatggtcaattaataagaatagcaagatcaaaggtatgatgattttaaaaataggtatgagggacctgtggaaaaaaaaaaaaagaaaaaaaaagggggggggggtacttacatcagatagttacagtgatgaatttttaaaaacaactttaaacatataatatatattaattCTTTATGGGTCCAGTAACCCCCTTAACCCTTGCACGAAACATCTTTTGTCCTCGctacttcactcctattggttcttagccaccaatattgtttctgaaatagataCTTTGATTGGCTGGTATTTttccgcttctttctggatccttccctaaatccctttcccctctctttttctataaatggatatgtatttgtttgtacttgttttatgcctctgaagaaggtccggtttggatcgaaagctaaggccacctaccctattcattatattattAATTCTTTACATGGTACAGGGATGCAATAATATGAGGCTGGGGGTGTTTGTCAACAAAAATGTCCTGTGAGTTCTTTGTTGAATAGAACCTATGGTGTTTTTGTGATCGATGATTTTAACTGAAAGTTTGTTATAGACCGGACGGTTGTTGAATATTGTTGTAGAACCATAGAAAGTCCGAGGTAGAAATAACAACTCTGCCTCCATGAAATAACCTTCTCAATAAACTCATATAGCATTCATAAAGTGCAAagtgttaaaagaaaaaaaataataataatacactacAAATATGTTGAAGTCCCACAGCTTTTAAAATTAGAGGGGAATTTGTTCATTGACTAATCATAATGATGCTCAGTTTTATAGTGGGAGTCCCAGTGCCCGTCGAGTCAtttacccacccccccccccaccgccCCGCCCCTTCCGCCATGAAATGACCTTATCTCTACCTCCATGCATCCACccttcaaataaaaacacccctaAACCAATGTAATTTTCCAAATGTCCGAGCATCAATCATAAAAAATGTCCATACGTCTCCCGGCAAATTTGACTATTTATCCCGTGGCCATAATATGTCATCCAAGAAACCTTAATTTCGAAGTCAACAACCCAAGGCCATAATAATTATAGACCTTTGTTTTTAATACCCCGTAGCTCAAATCTGTCCAGATTAGAACATTTGGAAAGCCTACAAAACAATAACGAGGATGACGCTCTGATAATCCCTCTATTTAGTGGGGAGTGTATACCCCTACATGACGAATTAATATGGCAGATGgccggtgggggggggggggggtaggggtgCCTTTGATGACACAATCAAGGAACTTCTTCTAAGGCTTAATGTGACTTGCGTGTAATTTGCATGAATTTCTTATATTGCTCTTGCATATTTTGGAGTTCCTTGTAAATGGCGTGTATTGATCAAGAGTCGTCTCAGCATATaccccaaacaaaacaaaaattcagttCCTAAGTGAAACTTgtatttgttgatatttttttttttctttttctttttaaattgaaacTTTCGTTTATCTACCTTTTG
The nucleotide sequence above comes from Asterias rubens chromosome 12, eAstRub1.3, whole genome shotgun sequence. Encoded proteins:
- the LOC117297333 gene encoding G-protein coupled receptor Mth2-like; this translates as MVGKVSVHCLCVMRAALLHFSWLAVFVWMTVMASDLAKSITSKSPPNQRSGSNLKVVKLGIVAWGTPTIFVCACYLISRLSEDQSWGWLEYGGDQCWIVDSFHSLLAFGVPVAVLLIINCMLAVFMIYKVSSNRRRLAAAQISCNSKTELLLCFKLIVITGVTWSLFFAANLVNSPILWYIVVVVNSLQGALIGMLFLLKKRMMTLWRNKLTVIFCISCRRRHRTKKGAEPSPVNLVSVTVTPGDAPQMQDERPEIDKLK